The genomic stretch ACCTGCCTTAATGTCTTGTGTCATATTATATCTTAACAGGCGGAGGCTGGAACCTTCCTCCAGACAGCCGCTACGTGACTCTGACAGGCACCATCACCCGGGGCAAGAAGAAGGGTCAGGTGGTGGACATACACGTCACTTTGACAGAGAAGGAAATCAGAGACCTGGCCAGGTCAAAGGAGCGTCTTGATGCAGAGTGTGAGGCAGGGGAGGGCTATAAGCGCCCCTGCGGTTTAGGCGTGTGCCAGGGACCCCACGTTGTCCTGTGGAGCATCTCCTGTTTCCCTGTGgttttcctcctgtccttcatCACCTCCTTCTACTACGGCACACTCACCTGGTACAATGTCTTCCTGGTGTACAATGAGGAGCGGACGTTCTGGCATAAAATTACGATATGCCCCTTCCTCATCATCTTCTACCCCATGCTCATCATGCCCGTGGCGCTCTCTCTGGCCCTGTACTCCGCTGTTGTGCAGGTGTCCTGGGCCTTCAGTGAGTGGTGGCAGGTAGTGAGAGACCTGGAGAAAGGCTTCTGCGGCTGGGCCTGCGGGAAGCTGGGTCTGGAGGATTGTTCCCCATACAGCATAGTAGAGCTGCTTGATTCTGACACAGTTTCTGGCACTCTGCAGAGCAAAGCCCCCAGTGAACATGCCCAgacatcatcagtgtgaaaCAGGGTGACACTGAGGTCTGTTGATGCAGGCCTCAAGTTAAAGGACTTCACAGGGGTTTGATTTGGTGATAT from Scomber scombrus chromosome 13, fScoSco1.1, whole genome shotgun sequence encodes the following:
- the tmem169b gene encoding transmembrane protein 169; its protein translation is MAQVDEPQTEGDGSPQMTSLRSDVSGNHVDDGEVGPSIRRKRRKKKDPRPESIIVYRSETERAPGEDQGVEEGAERSHEEGAKFLCTPTSEGGGWNLPPDSRYVTLTGTITRGKKKGQVVDIHVTLTEKEIRDLARSKERLDAECEAGEGYKRPCGLGVCQGPHVVLWSISCFPVVFLLSFITSFYYGTLTWYNVFLVYNEERTFWHKITICPFLIIFYPMLIMPVALSLALYSAVVQVSWAFSEWWQVVRDLEKGFCGWACGKLGLEDCSPYSIVELLDSDTVSGTLQSKAPSEHAQTSSV